GATTCCTCACCAAAATGAGGTCCAAAATTGTCAAGCGAAAAGCACTCAATCAAATCGGGGACAATATGGGGCTGGACACTTTACTGGCCGAATACAACAACACCCGCCTGAGTCGGTCCATGTTGGGCAATGCCGTCGAAGCCTTGGTAGGCGCTGTTTACCTGGAATGTGGTTATGACGGTACCAAAAAATTCGTCATCAAAAAGATACTCAAACGTTATATCGACGTTCACGATCTGGAAAATTTTGACGATAATTACAAAAGCCAGTTGCTTGAGTGGTGCCAGAAAAGTGGAAAATCCGTAAGCTACAAACTCGTATCGCGTTATAAGTCGGATAAGCGCGATCGTTTTAAAGTAGCGGTAATGATCAACGGCCAAAAAATTGCCACAGCAGACGATTTCAATAAAAAAAGTGCCGAACAACTGGCCTCGGAAAAAGCCCTCTCCATCCTCGATATCCACCTCGAAAACAACAGTGCCCGAGAAGATTAACGAGTCAACGAGCAACGAGCAACCAGCGTAACCAGAGTAACCAGCAACCAACATGTCTTTCATTTGGTCAACAGAAAATATCAGAGCCCTTGCTCCGGACGGACTCACCTTCGACCAGGCAAGGGGCATATTTTTTGCCAACAAATGGCTTTCCCTTTACGGAAACGAACATTATGTATGGGGAGTTTATCCCGCCGGCCCCAGCTGGCGCTTTGAAACGGCCGTAAAATTAGCAGAACCCAGCTTCCATTGCTCATGCCGAAGCCGGACTAAACCATGCAAGCACAACCTTGCCCTTCTCCTCACTCTTCAACGCAGCAGCGACAGCTTCCTCATTACCAATGACCTGCCCGATTGGGTGGAGGAATGGCAATCCAGGCAGCATCCTGCGCCAAAAGCTTTCCTGACCGCAGAGGAGCTATTGATCAGGGATCAACGCAGGGAAGCGGGAAAGGATCAAAGACTTTCCCAAATGAAAAGCGGGATCCAGGACCTCGAACGTTGGCTTCATAATGTGCTCGAAACAGGGCTTGCTGAAGTCAGGGAGTTCCCTCCCTCCTTTTGGGATGATTTCGCAGCCCGAATGGTCGACGCCAAACTCGGCGGCATCGCCAGGAATATCCGCCTGGTTAAAGAATACCTGCAAAAAGAAGACTGGCCGGATCTGCTGCTCGCCGACCTGGCTGACTTTTTCCTGCTGACCCGCGCCTTCCGCAATATCGATGAGCTGCCACCACTGATTCAGCGGGATCTGCTGAATGTGGCAGGATTTTCCATCAAAAAAACAGATGTCCTTCAAACCCAAGGCACCCTGGATGACTGGCTCGTCATGGGACAATACACGGCTGTGGAAGAAAAACTTACTTTTAGGCACACCTGGCTCAAAGGAATTGACACCGAAAAAGAGGCCCTCATCCTCGATTTCGCCTGGGGCAACCAGGGGTTTGAGCATCATTGGAACACCGGTCAGCTCATCGAAGGGGAACTTTGTTATTATCCTTCTTCTTTTCCCCAGCGAGCCCTGTTCCGCTCATGGCAGGTGATCAATAAATCCATCAGCCTTCCTAAAGGATATACCGGTTTCGAAACTTTTGCGGGCGCTTACGCAAAGGCTATTGCCGAAAACCCCTGGCTTTCCGGATTTCCTGCTTTACTGGAAGATATTCGTCCCGTTATGCATGAAGCGTTATTCCTTCTTGTTGATACCGACCATAAACAAATTCGGGTCAATGAGGAGCTACAGGAAAAAACCATGAAATTACTGGCCTTAAGCTGCGGCTCCCCGATAACTATCTTTGGTGAATGGAACGGTTATCAATTCAGGCCTCTTTCCGCATTTTCAGATGACAAGCTGGTCGATCTGTGAGCCAACACCGCTCTTATAATTTTAAAATAATTGTCGATGCGTAATACAAGCTTTAGAGGGATTTACTAATTTTGAAGCTTTTGAAGCCCTCCGTGGCAACGCACAAAGCAACTATTGTGACAAAAGGATTTTCAAGTTCATTAATCAATCCGAAATGGCCTTCCCGAAAAGTGAAGTTTTTGGATTTCATCCTCAACAGGATACCTGTCCTGAAGATAGGGGTCATCAATAAAATGGTGGACAAAAACGCCCATCTTACCGGTGTTCCTTTTATAGAGACTATTTGCAGGGAAGCCGGAATTCAAGTCAACCTTATCGGAGGAGAAAATTTACCCAAAACGGGCCCGGTTACCATTGTTGCCAATCATCCAGGAGGGGCCGATATTTTGGCTACTATCGTCGGGCTCGGAAAAATACGGCACGACCTCGCCATCCTGGCCAATAAACTGATCTGCATTGAGCCGGTAAAAGATCTCGTTGTTCCCATTGATATGATGGGCAGCCAAAAGGTGGATCCTGCATTGGTCCACGAAGCTTATCGCCAGGGGAAAGTAGTGGTTTTTTATGCCGCCGGAAAAAATTCAAGGTACAACGATGAAGGTCTGCTGCGCGACCGCAGATGGCGGACGACTTTCATGGAGTATGCAAAACAATATAACACCCCTATCAACGTTCTCCGGATCGGAGGGAAAAACAGTTCCTTATTTTACAAAGTATCGGAATTCAGGGCGAAGCACAAAAGCCTTAAAAATGTTCCCCTCGAAAATATGTTCCAACTCAGGGAAATTCTTTTATCAAAAGGTATCGTGGATATGTACCTGTCCAAATCCGTATCTTTCCCCCCCGAAATAGAAGGAAAGGAACGTACTGCCAAGCAAATTATACGAAACCAGACAGATGCTTTGTATGATTTCATTTATACTATGGACGAAAATAATTTAGCATTTAAATAGCCTTACTATAGTGAAACATAACCTTCAAGCTCAACAGATTCAAGCCGACCCGGCGCTTTATTTCGATGAAGAAAAGGGCATTTACAATCCGGTTCCTGTTTTCCCTTTTTTATCAGAAGAGGATATCGTTGATACGGTTGAAAAACTGATCAATGAAGCTGTGTTCAGGGAAGAAATAAAAGTATTATCGAAAAAAGCCAAACCTTCAAAATCTACCATTGAGGGCACGAATTACATCATCTGTCTCATCAAATGGCACGAATATCCGGAGCTGGTGAAAATGCTGAGCATCATCAGAGAATGGGCCTTTCGCAGTGAAGGCGGCGGAGTGGGTAATATTGACTTCGATGGCTTCGACCTGAAAGAGGAAATGGGGCAACTTATCATCATAAACCCGGAATTCGAAGATATCCATGGATGCATCGTCGGGGGATATCGATATGTCGTCCACAATCGCGACACCTATGAGGCTGGCCCCATGGGGGATCATTTCCAGTTCTCAGAAGCATGGAAGTCGAGCAAATGGATCGAACTGGGCCGGTCATTCATCAATCCCTATATCCAGAAGCGCAACAAAAAAGGTTCAATCGATTATGTACTGCACGGATTGGGATACATCTATGCCAAAAACCCAGATGCAGAAGGGTATTTTGGCAAGGTCACCCTGTACAACATCTATGAACAGCAAAAGGCAGATGCTTTTTTTCTGGCGGTTGCCAAAAAATATTTCCGCCAAAGCGGCGAAGTATTCGTCAACCCCAACGAAAGAGTCCCCGAAGGAACACTAACCCCTTCCCAAAAAGAACTGCTAGACAAAGGCGTATTCAAAGGTCTTTTCTACCTGCTGAGAAATGAATACAAGATCAATCTCGTACGCATCATGGCGGTTTACAACCGCATGACCGGTCTCGACAAAATGTGGTACTTCGGGGCTTTCCGTCATCATGAGTTTGGCAATACCACCGAGGTCGGTATCGCCATCAGTTGTGCTGATATTTACACGGTGATCAAGGAGAAGTTTGTGGAGCCGTATATGTGAAATGTAATAACTTAGTGTGTTATGAATTGGCCTTCATGTGTTTAAGGAGTTGCAGTTCGTTTGGCCTGGTTTCAATTTGTCTGGATGATTTCGAAAGCAAAAAAAGGAAAGGCTGTTTAGCCAAGGAGTCTCCTTGACTAAACAGCTTCAAAAACTAACATTAACTTAATTGATTACCTTTTTTACTTTTTCGGCATCCGTTTCTTCTTCCAGAACAGGACCTACCCACTTAAACAAAACCGTGTTGTCAGATCCTATATAACCTTGTTGGGGAGAGATAAACACGGATGAAAAGTGCTCCATATCATCCACAAGAACCCAGGTTTTTCCACCATCGATGGTATAAGCAGATCCTTTATCTGTACCGTTTTTACCCGTTCCGGCGATAACGTAGGAATCTTTTGAACCGGGTACAAATTCGATAAACCCTGAGATCGGCGGAGCAGAGTCCATTGGAGTCCAGGTAAGTCCGCCGTCAAAAGTTTGCATCAATGAGGGTTTTAGATCGGAATTGCCATTGGAAACCGCAAGGCCTGTCATCTCATCCTGGAAGGCACAACTCACCGCCCCATTCCAAAGCGGTTCTGAAGCGGTCCAGTTGACTCCATGGTTCGTACTTCTGAACACACGGCCTTTGGTTGTTCCGAACCAGATGGTATTGCCGCTGACTTCAAAATTACCGGCCACTGCGGCCTCTCCAATATTGGGCATCGGGATATTTTTGATAGACACCGCCTGCCACTTTTCTCCCCCATTGCGGGTGAAATACATTTCAAATTGTCCGCCATTGGGGTCACCTACGGTGATGCCTTCTTTTTCATTAAAGAAATGGATAAAGGCCACATACCCGGAAGTATTGAAAAATGCCGTTTCCTGTTGCACCCAGGTTTCTCCACCGTCTGAAGAATGAAAAATGGCACTGTTGGAGGAAATGCCGGAGGGCCACATAGCGACCCATACATTATTTTCGTCCAACGCATGAATGTCGGCAAAAGCCAGACCTTCCCCTCCCGTTACTGTAATCACTTTCCATGTCTTGCCTCCATCTACTGATTTCACCAGCTTATGGCATCCTGAAAAAGAAAACGGGATCGCCCAAATGGTAGTCGCATCCACGACAGAAAAATTGTAAATTCCTTCAATACCATCAGGCAAACCTGTTTTCTGGGGCAACCATTGTGCCCCGGCATTAACTATGATCAACACCAGTAAAACACCGGTAGCAATCATGCTTTTTATTAGATTAATCGACTTCATAATAATAGTTTTTTGTTTTGATAAAACGTATCCTTTTCCACGAACTATAAAACAACCACTACTTAAGGGTTTTTAGCCAAAAAAGCTATGACGAAACTCAGAGGGACAGTATGATTTATATCAGGTTATGATATTTTTTGCTTTCCAGCTGCCTGAAACCCGTGATTTTAAGTTTAAAAATGAATGGAATACCAATTCAGAAGGAAAGCCCGGATAAAATGTGGATGTTTTTATTAATTTTATCATATGAGTTTATGAATTATGTGCTCAACGAACCTGATTATAAAAACAGGGTGGCCTACCACCGGGCTTTTGTTTACAGTAATCACGTTCCTAATCTTGAATTATTCAAAATCAAAGCCAAGGCCTTACTCAAAAACCTGGACAAAAGGCTTTAATCATTTTTTAAATAATTACCCATTCACCTGATGCTCCGCTTCCCTGGCAAGGAGGTCCATATCCCGGACCAGCATGCGGCGGCGGTTGAAAACGAGGATATTTTTATTGCGTAATTCGTTGAGTACGGTGGTAACGGTCTGCCGCGAGGTAGCGGTAAGGTTGGCAATTTCCTGGTGAGTGATAAAATTTCTGACTTCCTGTTCGTACCCGATCCTGCGGCCTTTTTCCAGGGCCAGTTCATGTAAAAATTCTACGATACGGGTTCTGGAATCTTTGAACACCAGAGATTCCAGCCGGCGCTCCATTTTACGGGTTCGGTCTCCCATTATTCTGAACATAAACATGGAAACTTTGGAATTTTCCCGCATAAGTGCTTTCATATCTTCAACGGTAAGCACACACATTTCGGCATCTTCCATGACGATGGCAAAATCCCTGCGTTTGTCTTCCCCGAGAATAGCCATTTCCCCAAAAACTTCTCCTACCCCTAAAATAGCCTTGGTAATTTCTTTCCCCGTGGAATTGTAGGTTCCAATTTTGACCCTGCCCTCGGTGAGAAAATACATTTTATCAGAATGTTCTTCAGGAAGGTATATGTATTCTCCTTTTTTAACCTGTCGGTGCAAATGTTTATCAACATGACCGGCTTTTTCTTTTTTGGGGCAAAGCATATTGGTCACATCAATATTTTCCAAATACCATAGACTGTGATTGTCGTTCATATCTTTCCTGTTAATACTTTTAAGTTATAACATGATTTCCCCCTTCTGGTTTGAAACACAAATGCAAATTGTCCCTGAAATTACTAAATAACATAGGTTGCAATAAATCGACTACGTGACAATCTCCAAATCACAAAACGTAAGTAAAGATGTCTCCTTTCGTATTTGGAAGTTGAAATTTGATCTTTGAAAATTAACTCAAGTGGTTTTACCCCTTGAGTTAAATGTGTATTGGACGATTTGCTGTAGCGGCCAGGGCTGCTTCTTTCACGGCCTCCGTAAAAGTCGGGTGGGCATGGCTCATCCTCGAAATATCCTCGGCGGAAGCTCTGAATTCCATCGCCACTACCGCCTCCGCAATGATATCAGCCACCCTTGCGCCAACCATATGCACGCCCAGTACTTCGTCGGTTTCCTTATCCGCAAGGATCTTTACCATACCGTCTACATCGGTGCTCGCCCGGGCACGCCCCAAAGCTTTGAAAGGAAATTTTCCTGATTTATAGGCAATGCCTGCCGCTTTGAGTTCCTCCTCCGTCTGGCCAACCGCAGCTACTTCCGGCCAGGTGTACACCACTCCCGGAATTAGGTTATAATTGATATGTGGTTTTTGCCCCGCAATTTTTTCGGCTACGTAGGTTCCTTCTTCTTCGGCTTTGTGAGCCAGCATGGCACCACGCACCACATCCCCTATCGCATAAATACCCGGCACATTGGTTTCCAGGTGTTCGTTGACGGCGATCCTGCCTTTATCATCTTTCTCAACCCCCGCATTTTCAAGTCCGAGGTTGTCTGTATAAGGGCGACGACCTATGGCCACCAGGCAGTAATCGGCATTAAGTGTGAACGTCTCTTCAGAATCGCGTTTCTGCACTCCGACGGTTACGCCTTTTTTACCCGCCTTAACCGAAGTGACCTTATGTTTGAGATGAAACTTTATCCCTTGTTTCTTCAGTGACCTCATCAATTCTTTGGAACAATCCTTGTCCATCCCCGGGATGATCGCATCGAGGTACTCGACCACTTCTACTGAAGTGCCGAGGCGTGAATAAACCGAGCCGAGCTCCAGTCCGATCACGCCCCCCCCAATGATGACCATACTATTGGGAACTTGTTGCAAATTGAGGGCTTCTGTAGAAGTAATGACACGGTTTTTGTCATAGTTAAAGACCTCGGGAACGATGGGTTTGGACCCCGTGGCAATAATGACCTTGTCGGTTTCTATCACCATTTCTTCAGTGCCCGAAATTTTGATTTTATGGGGAGAAAGAAAAGTGCCATGGCCATGAAAAACTTCGATCTTATTCTTTTTCATCAAAAAATTGATGCCCTCGGTAGTCTGAGCCACCACTTCATCTTTTCTTTTCACCATCTGAGGAAGATCTACTTTCAGGCCTTTCACTTCAATCCCATGGAGTGCAAAATGCTCTTTGGCATTGTAATAGTGCTCAGAAGAATCCAGCAGGGCCTTTGAAGGAATGCATCCCACATTCAGGCAGGTTCCACCCAGTGTATGGTATCTTTCAATGATGGCCGTTTTTAAGCCCAGTTGAGCTGCCCTGATAGCAGCGACATAGCCTCCCGGGCCAGATCCGATTACGGTTAAATCAAACTTCATTATTAGCGGTATTAGTCCTTTTTATTGTTATCCCGATTGTCCCGGTTACGGTTACGGTTTCTATTGTTACGATTCCGGTTTTTATTGGCATTGCCTGTTCTTTCGTTCGGAGGAGTATCTGGTTTTTTATTTTGATTATCCTTTTCTCCCTCGTTTTTAGGCTTAGGCCTGTCCGTAGGCTTGTTGGGTCGATTATCAGGTTTGTTCCGGTCCGCAGGTTTGTTAGATCGATTATCAGGCTTGTTCCGATCCGCAGGCTTTGGTCGGTCTGCAGGCTTGTTTCCCGAAGACTGATTATTCCCGCCCCTGTTGTTATTACTGTTTCTTCCCTGTTGACCTCTGCGGTTCTTATTGCTGTTTCGGGAACGTTTTTTCTGCTCTGCCGGCAATTCTATCGCACCGGTTACATCCCCTTCAAAGTCCAGTTCTTCCTCCACTCCTACCGGCGACACATAATGCAAGGCACTCAGATCGACCGGTTTATTGCCTTTGGCATTCATTTCGAGAATATCTTTGACGGTATCCACTTCCAGTCCAAAAATCCGGCTCCGGCCCCCTTTTTCCCCACGATAGGCATAAAACATCAACCGTTTGAAAATATCTGTTTTGATCAACACGGCCGGGCCGCCTTCTGTTTGGATTTTTTCGGCATTTTTTGGAAAATGTGTCAGGGCGTCGAGGTAAGTATCCAATTCGTAGTTGAGACAACATTTCAAACGGCCGCACTGGCCGGAAAGCTTAGCCTGGTTGATGGCCAGATTCTGGTATCGTGCCGCACCGGTAGAAACGGATTTGAAATTGGTGAGCCAGGTAGAGCAACATAGCTCTCTGCCGCAGGAGCCCACCCCGCCAATACGGGAAGATTCCTGGCGTGCGCCGATCTGTCTCATTTCAATTTTCACCTTAAATTCCTTGGCGTAATGCCTGATGAGTTCCCGGAAATCCACACGACCGTCGGCAGTGTAGAAAAAAGTGGCTTTCCGGCCGTCGGCCTGGTATTCCACATCTCCAATTTTCATATCCAGATCGAGGGTACGGGCAATAACGCGCGCCCTGACCATGGTTTCCATTTCCCGGGAGCGAACTTCATCATAACGCTCCTCGTCGCGCTCAGTAGCTACCCTGATAATCTTGTGGACTACTTTTTCCTGGGTGACGCGTTTTTTGACCATTTGAAGACGGACCAATTCCCCGGAAAGGGAAATACGGCCCATATCATAGCCGTTTTTTGATTCGACCACCACGAGATCCCCGGTTACGGTGGGGACAGAATCATCCGTATGAAAAAATCCCTTTCTGGCCCCGTCCTTGAAGCTGACCTCCACGATTTCGAAAGGGATAGGGTCATCAATATGCATGGCACTGAGCCAATCAAAGGTGTTTAAACGGTTACAACTGCCGCTCTGTTTTGATGCACATCCTGTACAAGCCATTGTATATATATATTTTGAAGAACACCTCCATTCGTCGTTACGAAATTACGGGGTCCCGGTTGAGTTTTGAGGCTACGCTCTCCGTTTCAAAATCCTGTTCACCTCAATCGAAGCACTCAAAAATAAAACTTTCGGATTAGCATTTCTTTCAATGAAGTACGCATTTTCCGATAGCAGATTTACTATTTTTTCAATTTGGTCGAATTCGATAATGGGCAATAATTTTCGGGCCGTTTCCAACTCCGTCTCCTGCAATCGAACCTTTTCTATTTGGGTTATTTTTAATATAAGAAATTCTCTCAAAAAGTGCAGGGCATACTGAATGAACTGCTTTTGGTTTTCGCGGCCCAGCTCGGCAAATTTATCTGTCCAGCTGACCAGTTTTACGCCATTCCCCAGATAACAAAGCCTCAGCCAACTGAGGAAAAGCCCGGCGTGGTCGCTTTCCTTATTCCGGGCAAACTTGAGGGCTTCGTTAAAATTTCCATCCGATAACTGGGCCGCCACTCTTGCTGTCCCTTCATCCACATTCGTCAAAACCTTCAGGGCTTCGGAAATGGTTTCATCGCTCAGCCCGTTTACCTTCACGATCTGGCAGCGGGATAAAATGGTATTCAGAATCAGTTCCTGGTTTTCTGCTACCAGCAAAAAAAGCGTCTGATCCGGTGGTTCTTCAATCAGTTTCAACAGCCTGTTGCCCTCTTTTCCCAGGTATTCCGGCAACCACATGATGAGGATCTTTCGGTTGCTTTTATAAGTTTTAAGGCTCAGTTTATGAATGATATTCACACACTCCTGCTTGTTGATGTTGCCCTGTTTGTTCTCCGCTCCTATACGCTGCAACCATTCGTTGACATCCATGTAGGGATTTTCGAGAATGGCTTCCCGCCAATGGGGCAGGAAATTATCGCTGGTCACTCCAGCGCCCACAGTGGGAAAGGAAAAATGCAGATCAGGGTGGATCAGTCTTTCCACTTTTGAGCATTCCGGACAATGCCCGCAGGCTTCACCGGAAACCGGTTGTTCACAAAGTACATGTTGCGCCAGGGCAAGGGCCAGCGCCAGTTTACCACTCCCCCCGGGGCCAAGGAACAGCAAGGCATGAGGCAACCGA
This sequence is a window from Lewinellaceae bacterium. Protein-coding genes within it:
- a CDS encoding GNAT family N-acetyltransferase gives rise to the protein MKHNLQAQQIQADPALYFDEEKGIYNPVPVFPFLSEEDIVDTVEKLINEAVFREEIKVLSKKAKPSKSTIEGTNYIICLIKWHEYPELVKMLSIIREWAFRSEGGGVGNIDFDGFDLKEEMGQLIIINPEFEDIHGCIVGGYRYVVHNRDTYEAGPMGDHFQFSEAWKSSKWIELGRSFINPYIQKRNKKGSIDYVLHGLGYIYAKNPDAEGYFGKVTLYNIYEQQKADAFFLAVAKKYFRQSGEVFVNPNERVPEGTLTPSQKELLDKGVFKGLFYLLRNEYKINLVRIMAVYNRMTGLDKMWYFGAFRHHEFGNTTEVGIAISCADIYTVIKEKFVEPYM
- a CDS encoding Crp/Fnr family transcriptional regulator, which translates into the protein MNDNHSLWYLENIDVTNMLCPKKEKAGHVDKHLHRQVKKGEYIYLPEEHSDKMYFLTEGRVKIGTYNSTGKEITKAILGVGEVFGEMAILGEDKRRDFAIVMEDAEMCVLTVEDMKALMRENSKVSMFMFRIMGDRTRKMERRLESLVFKDSRTRIVEFLHELALEKGRRIGYEQEVRNFITHQEIANLTATSRQTVTTVLNELRNKNILVFNRRRMLVRDMDLLAREAEHQVNG
- the lpdA gene encoding dihydrolipoyl dehydrogenase, whose product is MKFDLTVIGSGPGGYVAAIRAAQLGLKTAIIERYHTLGGTCLNVGCIPSKALLDSSEHYYNAKEHFALHGIEVKGLKVDLPQMVKRKDEVVAQTTEGINFLMKKNKIEVFHGHGTFLSPHKIKISGTEEMVIETDKVIIATGSKPIVPEVFNYDKNRVITSTEALNLQQVPNSMVIIGGGVIGLELGSVYSRLGTSVEVVEYLDAIIPGMDKDCSKELMRSLKKQGIKFHLKHKVTSVKAGKKGVTVGVQKRDSEETFTLNADYCLVAIGRRPYTDNLGLENAGVEKDDKGRIAVNEHLETNVPGIYAIGDVVRGAMLAHKAEEEGTYVAEKIAGQKPHINYNLIPGVVYTWPEVAAVGQTEEELKAAGIAYKSGKFPFKALGRARASTDVDGMVKILADKETDEVLGVHMVGARVADIIAEAVVAMEFRASAEDISRMSHAHPTFTEAVKEAALAATANRPIHI
- the rnc gene encoding ribonuclease III, with protein sequence MRSLIGYTPSNLNIFVLAFSHKSTQSDKAYAIQNNERLEYLGDAVLGTIVAEYLFKKYPHGNEGFLTKMRSKIVKRKALNQIGDNMGLDTLLAEYNNTRLSRSMLGNAVEALVGAVYLECGYDGTKKFVIKKILKRYIDVHDLENFDDNYKSQLLEWCQKSGKSVSYKLVSRYKSDKRDRFKVAVMINGQKIATADDFNKKSAEQLASEKALSILDIHLENNSARED